A region of Hydrogenimonas cancrithermarum DNA encodes the following proteins:
- a CDS encoding endonuclease III domain-containing protein, whose amino-acid sequence MNKINFAKAVKLLEEAYEDWDAPAKRFERGYRRTPYTIMISVVLSFRTKDEVTLAADKKLFALADTPEKMVKLSRQEIEKVIYPVGFYRKKAQTILDISHTVLERFKGEVPRSEAELLGIKGIGPKAANIILESAFGVETVAVDIHVHRILNRWGFVSTKTPEESLKILKEKLTPAEQKGLNKLLVSFGQVLCRPVKPICSECPVVQLCERKL is encoded by the coding sequence ATGAATAAGATAAATTTTGCTAAAGCGGTAAAGCTTCTCGAGGAAGCCTATGAAGATTGGGATGCCCCCGCCAAACGGTTCGAGAGAGGATACAGACGAACGCCCTATACGATCATGATCTCTGTTGTTCTCAGTTTTCGGACCAAAGACGAGGTGACGCTGGCTGCGGACAAGAAGCTCTTCGCGCTGGCCGACACGCCTGAAAAGATGGTGAAATTGAGCCGGCAAGAGATCGAAAAAGTGATCTATCCTGTCGGGTTCTATCGTAAAAAGGCCCAGACGATTCTGGATATTTCGCATACCGTTTTGGAACGATTCAAAGGAGAGGTACCCCGAAGCGAGGCGGAACTGCTGGGAATCAAGGGAATCGGCCCGAAGGCTGCCAACATCATCCTCGAATCGGCTTTCGGAGTGGAAACCGTGGCGGTGGACATCCATGTTCACCGCATTCTGAACCGGTGGGGGTTCGTCAGCACGAAAACACCGGAAGAGAGTCTCAAAATACTCAAAGAAAAACTCACTCCGGCTGAACAGAAGGGGTTGAATAAGCTGCTTGTGAGTTTCGGGCAGGTACTATGCAGACCAGTAAAACCGATCTGCAGCGAATGTCCGGTTGTGCAGCTATGTGAAAGGAAGTTATAG
- a CDS encoding SulP family inorganic anion transporter — protein sequence MFAQLLKAYSGHSVKNDVLSGAVVAIALVPEAIAFSLIAGVSPLVGLYTAFLLGLITALVGGKPGMISGATGSVAVVMVALVASHGVEYLFFATILTGLIQVAFGLMKLAKFIRLVPQPAILGFVNGLAIVIALAQLPMFEGEGPVMYILVFATMATMVFLPKITKAVPAGLVAIIVLSLITVIFDLDTKRVADLGSIAGDLPSFHWPEVPLGFETFKIVLPYAAVMAAVGLIESLLTLSVLDEMSGEKGNANKEAVALGAGNATCGLFGGMAGCAMIGQSIINFTSGGRGRLSGVTAAVLLILFVVALSDYIGQIPIAVLVGIMFMVSVETFEWASIDRLRRMPKTDAFILATVTIVTIFTDLAMAVIIGVIISALVFAWQHARVYTRTYVEGRRKIYEFDGPLFFGSVQGFLDQFDVANDPDEVVMDFKRARVMDSSGVEAIDKITRRYEEAGKKLTIRHLSDDCKKLLKRAGKYCTYEEDDPTYKVAVNHEEYQKVY from the coding sequence ATGTTCGCACAACTACTCAAAGCCTATTCGGGCCACAGTGTCAAAAACGACGTTCTTTCGGGTGCTGTCGTTGCGATTGCGCTGGTTCCCGAAGCGATCGCTTTTTCGCTGATTGCAGGCGTATCTCCGCTTGTCGGGCTCTATACGGCCTTTTTGTTGGGACTCATTACCGCGCTTGTTGGCGGAAAACCGGGGATGATCAGCGGTGCGACAGGTAGTGTCGCCGTCGTTATGGTCGCACTGGTGGCGTCACACGGCGTGGAGTACCTTTTTTTCGCGACGATTCTGACGGGGCTTATCCAGGTGGCGTTCGGGCTGATGAAGCTGGCCAAATTTATCCGGCTCGTACCGCAGCCGGCGATTCTCGGGTTCGTCAATGGCCTGGCGATCGTCATTGCATTGGCGCAGCTGCCGATGTTCGAAGGGGAAGGGCCGGTGATGTATATCCTCGTCTTCGCGACGATGGCGACGATGGTTTTCTTGCCCAAAATCACGAAAGCGGTCCCGGCGGGTTTGGTGGCGATCATCGTCTTGAGCCTCATCACCGTTATCTTCGACCTCGATACCAAACGTGTGGCCGACCTTGGAAGCATTGCAGGGGACCTTCCGAGTTTTCACTGGCCGGAGGTTCCGCTCGGTTTCGAAACCTTCAAGATTGTGCTCCCCTATGCGGCGGTCATGGCGGCTGTCGGCCTGATCGAGTCGCTGTTGACCCTTTCGGTACTTGATGAGATGAGCGGTGAGAAAGGCAACGCGAACAAAGAGGCAGTGGCACTTGGTGCAGGCAACGCAACCTGCGGTCTCTTCGGCGGTATGGCGGGCTGTGCGATGATCGGACAGAGTATCATCAACTTCACTTCCGGCGGACGTGGGCGCCTTTCCGGGGTGACGGCGGCGGTTTTACTCATTCTCTTTGTCGTGGCGCTGAGCGATTATATCGGGCAGATTCCGATCGCCGTACTCGTAGGGATCATGTTTATGGTGAGTGTGGAGACCTTCGAGTGGGCGAGTATCGACCGGTTGCGCCGGATGCCGAAAACCGACGCTTTTATTCTCGCCACCGTCACGATCGTCACGATCTTCACCGATCTGGCGATGGCCGTCATCATCGGTGTCATCATTTCGGCGCTCGTCTTTGCATGGCAGCATGCGCGTGTCTATACGCGTACCTATGTCGAGGGACGGCGCAAAATCTACGAATTCGACGGTCCGCTCTTTTTCGGTTCGGTTCAGGGTTTTTTGGATCAGTTCGATGTAGCAAACGATCCCGATGAAGTGGTGATGGATTTCAAGCGCGCCCGCGTCATGGACTCAAGTGGTGTCGAGGCGATCGACAAGATTACACGCCGCTACGAGGAAGCAGGCAAGAAGCTTACGATCCGCCATCTGAGTGACGATTGCAAGAAGCTGCTCAAGCGTGCGGGCAAATACTGTACCTATGAAGAGGACGACCCGACCTACAAGGTCGCGGTCAACCATGAAGAGTATCAAAAGGTGTACTGA
- a CDS encoding NifS family cysteine desulfurase, with the protein MKVYLDNNATTMVDPEVKAAMDPYFTEIYGNPNSLHDFGTACHPALRKAMDHMYEALGARDEDDIVVTSCATESNNWVLKGIYFDLIKNGEKDHIITTEVEHPSITAVCRWLEEQGVHVTYLPVNQDGIVEAHTVRDFITDKTALVSIMWANNETGAIFPIEQIAEVCKEKGVLFHTDGVQAVGKIPVDVIKAGVDFMSFSAHKFHGPKGVGGLYIRNGHPLTSLLHGGEHMGGRRSGTLNVPGIVGMGKAMELATYYLKFEEENVRRLRDKLEDAILELPDIYSVGPRENRTPNTILVSVRGVEGEAMLWDLNRAGIAASTGSACASEDLEANPIMTAVGADSELAHTAVRLSLSRFTTEDEVDYTIEQFKKAVERLRSISSSYAYMPESMKDKQGEGATHG; encoded by the coding sequence ATGAAAGTCTATCTCGACAACAATGCGACCACAATGGTCGATCCCGAAGTCAAAGCTGCGATGGATCCCTACTTTACGGAGATCTATGGCAACCCGAACTCGCTGCACGATTTCGGAACCGCGTGCCATCCGGCATTGCGAAAAGCGATGGATCATATGTACGAGGCACTCGGCGCACGCGACGAGGATGACATCGTCGTCACCTCCTGTGCAACCGAGTCGAACAACTGGGTCCTCAAAGGCATCTATTTCGACCTGATCAAAAATGGCGAAAAAGATCACATCATCACGACGGAAGTCGAGCACCCTTCCATCACTGCGGTCTGCCGATGGCTCGAAGAGCAGGGTGTGCATGTAACCTATCTGCCGGTCAATCAGGACGGTATCGTCGAAGCGCATACGGTTCGTGACTTCATTACCGACAAAACGGCACTCGTGTCCATCATGTGGGCGAACAACGAAACGGGAGCGATCTTTCCGATCGAGCAGATTGCCGAGGTCTGCAAAGAAAAAGGTGTCCTGTTCCACACGGACGGTGTGCAGGCAGTTGGAAAGATTCCCGTCGACGTCATCAAAGCGGGCGTTGACTTCATGAGCTTTTCGGCCCACAAATTTCACGGACCTAAAGGAGTCGGCGGCCTCTACATCCGAAACGGGCATCCGCTGACATCGCTGCTGCATGGGGGAGAACATATGGGCGGACGCCGCTCTGGAACGCTCAACGTTCCGGGAATCGTCGGCATGGGAAAAGCGATGGAGCTTGCGACCTACTACCTCAAATTTGAAGAGGAAAATGTCCGCCGACTGCGCGACAAACTCGAGGATGCGATTCTGGAGCTTCCGGACATCTACAGTGTCGGGCCGCGTGAAAACCGAACACCGAATACGATTCTCGTCTCCGTTCGCGGCGTCGAGGGCGAAGCGATGCTTTGGGACCTCAACCGTGCCGGTATCGCGGCGAGCACCGGAAGCGCGTGTGCGAGCGAAGACCTGGAGGCGAACCCGATCATGACGGCCGTAGGCGCCGACAGTGAGCTGGCCCATACCGCCGTCCGTCTGAGTCTCAGCCGATTTACGACGGAAGACGAGGTAGACTATACGATAGAACAATTCAAAAAGGCGGTCGAACGACTTCGATCGATTTCGAGTTCGTACGCCTATATGCCCGAAAGCATGAAAGATAAGCAAGGAGAAGGAGCGACACATGGCTAA
- a CDS encoding iron-sulfur cluster assembly scaffold protein encodes MAKQDLIGGSIWEEYSQKVQDLMNNPKNQGELTEEDAKRLGGELIVADFGAESCGDAVRLYWIVDPKTDKILEAKFKSFGCGTAIASSDTMVELCKGKTVDEAVKITNIDVEKAMRDTPETPAVPPQKMHCSVMAYDVIKKAASLYKGVDMESFEDEIIVCECARVSLQTLKEVIRLNDLKTVEEITDYTKAGAFCKSCIKPGGHEEREYYLVDILAETRKEMEEEKLKATADKQASGEEISFNDMTLVQKIKAIDSVIDESVRQYLIMDGGNMEVLDVKQNGQYTDVYIRYLGACSGCASSTTGTLYAIESVLKEKLDPNIRVLPI; translated from the coding sequence ATGGCTAAGCAAGATTTGATAGGCGGTAGCATCTGGGAAGAGTACAGCCAAAAAGTACAGGATTTGATGAACAACCCCAAAAACCAGGGGGAACTGACCGAAGAGGATGCCAAGCGTCTCGGCGGCGAACTGATCGTCGCCGACTTCGGAGCAGAAAGCTGCGGCGATGCCGTACGCCTCTACTGGATCGTCGACCCGAAAACCGACAAAATCCTCGAGGCGAAATTCAAGAGTTTCGGTTGCGGTACCGCGATCGCGAGTTCCGACACGATGGTCGAGCTCTGCAAGGGCAAGACAGTCGACGAAGCGGTGAAGATCACCAACATCGACGTCGAGAAAGCGATGCGCGACACACCTGAAACACCGGCCGTTCCACCGCAGAAGATGCACTGTTCGGTTATGGCGTACGACGTCATCAAAAAAGCGGCGTCACTCTACAAGGGTGTCGACATGGAGAGTTTCGAAGACGAAATCATCGTCTGCGAATGTGCACGCGTCAGCCTGCAGACACTCAAAGAAGTGATCAGACTCAACGACCTCAAAACCGTCGAAGAGATCACCGACTATACCAAAGCGGGTGCATTTTGTAAAAGCTGTATCAAACCGGGCGGCCACGAAGAGCGCGAATACTACCTCGTCGACATTCTGGCCGAGACCCGCAAAGAGATGGAAGAAGAGAAGCTCAAAGCGACAGCCGACAAACAGGCCAGCGGCGAAGAGATCTCATTTAACGATATGACGCTCGTTCAAAAGATCAAAGCGATCGACAGCGTCATCGACGAGAGTGTCCGCCAGTACCTCATCATGGACGGCGGAAACATGGAAGTTCTGGACGTCAAACAAAACGGCCAGTACACCGATGTCTACATCCGCTATCTGGGTGCATGTTCCGGATGTGCCAGTTCGACAACGGGCACCCTCTATGCGATCGAGTCGGTCCTGAAAGAGAAACTCGACCCGAACATTCGCGTTCTGCCGATCTAA
- a CDS encoding DUF3185 family protein — protein MKKNIGIFLLFASMALFYWGYHESQLVSEPVAGLFQKDNGTRHILYINMLAIAVLLVGGYLSMDEYR, from the coding sequence ATGAAAAAGAATATAGGAATTTTTTTGCTATTCGCCAGCATGGCGCTTTTCTACTGGGGCTATCACGAGTCGCAGCTTGTCAGCGAACCCGTTGCCGGTCTTTTTCAAAAGGACAACGGGACACGACATATTCTCTACATCAACATGCTTGCCATAGCTGTTCTGCTGGTAGGGGGCTACCTGTCGATGGATGAATACAGGTAA
- the hemJ gene encoding protoporphyrinogen oxidase HemJ — translation MEYYTWILAFHVMSFISWMAMLFYQPRLYVYHREHADNGGFIEVVKIQENKLYHFIGVPAMWATIVSGSAMIALAPELFQTGMWLHVKLTAALLLVAYHFSLGWLKKRLHEGTCTKSGKFFRAYNEVPTILMIVIVIMVVVKPI, via the coding sequence ATGGAATACTATACATGGATATTGGCATTTCACGTGATGAGTTTCATCAGCTGGATGGCGATGCTCTTTTATCAGCCGCGGCTCTATGTCTACCACCGGGAGCATGCCGACAACGGAGGCTTTATCGAAGTGGTGAAGATCCAGGAGAACAAGCTCTACCACTTTATCGGCGTTCCGGCGATGTGGGCGACGATTGTTAGCGGAAGCGCGATGATCGCACTGGCACCGGAGCTTTTTCAAACCGGGATGTGGCTGCATGTGAAGTTGACGGCGGCGCTGCTGCTGGTGGCCTACCACTTTTCGCTCGGTTGGCTCAAAAAGCGTCTGCATGAAGGCACATGCACCAAAAGCGGAAAATTTTTCCGTGCCTACAACGAGGTCCCGACCATACTGATGATCGTTATCGTCATCATGGTGGTGGTCAAACCGATATGA
- a CDS encoding cytochrome b/b6 domain-containing protein — MKRKIYVWPLCIRTFHWLYALSFFAAFVLVWFENLLTLHVAFGMVFLLLALFRLSWGIIGPLYSNFRCFDFQGDHLVNYILHLFGQKEKTPGHNPASSWGAMVMLVLGFLLGMTGLLLYGIQEGRGIVSFLNPYFFGYMDQIGLIHTFSAYLLLAVVMIHIGGVVFEQLYHHTGIIWSMFTGYKYDTEGIDVHLDWKQNFFAAFFLFGSVWIYYYIVHTPDNALVKSRFADIDYEKAQPVLALECGDCHIVFPAYLLPEKSWKIIMDTPEDHYGEELDLDTEDAETIRAYLLRHSAERSTREAAVKVLASVKGRENVLSIVRTPYWRKRHKEIPTKVFKSKAVDSKYSCDACHPDILKGRIEDDAIRLPDVPFKDALKMHIYPKWR; from the coding sequence TTGAAACGAAAGATTTATGTCTGGCCGCTATGTATCCGTACATTTCACTGGCTCTATGCCCTCTCTTTCTTTGCCGCATTCGTGTTGGTCTGGTTCGAAAACCTCTTGACACTGCATGTGGCATTCGGCATGGTCTTTCTACTTCTGGCACTTTTCCGGCTCTCCTGGGGCATCATAGGTCCACTCTATTCCAACTTCCGCTGTTTCGATTTCCAAGGCGATCATCTCGTCAACTACATACTCCATCTTTTCGGCCAGAAGGAGAAGACACCCGGACACAATCCTGCCTCGAGCTGGGGTGCGATGGTGATGCTGGTATTGGGGTTTCTTCTCGGTATGACCGGACTTCTGCTCTATGGGATTCAGGAAGGGCGAGGCATCGTATCGTTTCTGAACCCCTACTTTTTCGGTTATATGGATCAGATTGGCCTGATCCATACCTTTTCGGCTTACCTTCTGCTCGCGGTCGTGATGATTCATATCGGGGGTGTGGTCTTCGAGCAACTCTATCACCATACGGGGATCATCTGGTCGATGTTCACGGGATACAAGTACGATACCGAGGGAATCGATGTCCATCTCGACTGGAAACAGAATTTTTTTGCCGCCTTTTTTCTTTTCGGCTCGGTATGGATCTACTACTATATCGTTCATACCCCTGACAATGCATTGGTGAAAAGCCGCTTTGCGGATATCGATTATGAAAAGGCGCAACCTGTACTGGCGCTGGAGTGCGGGGATTGCCATATCGTCTTTCCTGCCTACCTTCTTCCGGAAAAGTCATGGAAAATCATTATGGATACACCGGAGGATCACTATGGAGAGGAACTCGATCTCGATACCGAAGATGCCGAAACGATCCGTGCCTATCTTCTTCGGCACAGTGCCGAACGCTCCACACGGGAAGCGGCCGTCAAGGTTCTCGCCTCGGTAAAAGGCAGAGAAAACGTACTTTCGATCGTACGGACACCCTATTGGAGAAAGCGGCACAAAGAGATTCCCACAAAAGTTTTCAAATCGAAAGCGGTCGATTCGAAGTACAGCTGTGACGCATGCCATCCGGATATTCTCAAAGGCCGTATCGAAGACGATGCCATCCGGCTGCCGGATGTTCCCTTCAAAGATGCGCTCAAAATGCACATCTATCCTAAATGGCGGTAG
- a CDS encoding Tll0287-like domain-containing protein, which yields MRGLLRLLLFSVLIVGIAGATEYSLKDVEKIGGKIVKEIKKTMKRKLKKAKKSGGLEAMAEYCAENSFKDIEAIGEKYGIDLHVKRISFGNRNPKNAPKKDEEMMLKALDMMAKAGAFMPKTVVQAKEDGSFKLYAPLIMNSRACKKCHGDKAAIDPKIVNYFAKKYPQDRGYGFHSGDLRGAIVVEFPAPEDLE from the coding sequence ATGAGAGGATTATTACGGCTGTTGCTTTTTTCGGTGTTGATTGTCGGTATCGCCGGCGCGACGGAGTATTCGCTGAAGGATGTCGAGAAGATTGGCGGGAAAATTGTCAAAGAGATCAAAAAGACGATGAAACGCAAATTGAAAAAGGCTAAAAAGAGCGGCGGGCTCGAAGCGATGGCCGAATATTGTGCCGAAAACTCTTTTAAAGATATTGAAGCCATTGGGGAAAAATATGGAATCGATCTGCATGTCAAACGCATCAGTTTTGGCAACAGAAATCCGAAAAATGCGCCGAAAAAGGATGAAGAGATGATGCTCAAGGCATTGGATATGATGGCGAAAGCCGGAGCGTTCATGCCGAAAACTGTCGTGCAAGCGAAAGAGGACGGGAGTTTCAAACTTTATGCTCCTTTGATAATGAATAGCCGAGCCTGTAAAAAGTGCCATGGCGACAAAGCGGCGATTGATCCCAAAATTGTAAACTATTTCGCAAAAAAATATCCGCAAGACAGAGGGTACGGGTTTCATTCCGGCGATTTGCGCGGAGCGATCGTCGTGGAGTTCCCCGCACCGGAGGATTTGGAATAA
- the nrfD gene encoding NrfD/PsrC family molybdoenzyme membrane anchor subunit yields MDLQKIIPYRKLSLKELLVPENKFMALVAIVLTALFLIGVMIYLVHGHHAYGVTREHPWGLLIAMYIFFVVSSTGLCIVGSFGDVFGFKDYMAVSKRAIFGSIITILSGFAVIAFEIGHPVRMMIYNVISPGLTSAIWWMGTLYGIYLTFMVIEFVFLMRNDMKRAKIFGLIGLLVGLAAHSNLGGVFGFLNARVVANGVFYPTYFILTAFITGIYLIFLMYGYKYRGQPFPEDVAKALTNFAKIQGLLLAILMFFETWKMLTGVYGGMPERADTIMHILHTKSFWLGEVLCGMVIPFLVILKSKGTAIKSMVWASFIGMIGIFYMRYDLVHDAQLFPMQTLKIREYQLPPSFVDYFPSLTEMMIGFGGIGLCLILYFLGTKLFDLDSMPEHH; encoded by the coding sequence ATGGATTTGCAAAAAATTATTCCGTATAGAAAATTGTCTCTCAAAGAGCTGCTGGTACCTGAAAATAAATTTATGGCATTGGTCGCCATTGTGCTTACGGCGCTCTTTCTGATCGGTGTCATGATCTATCTGGTGCATGGACATCACGCCTATGGTGTTACACGTGAGCATCCATGGGGGCTTCTGATCGCGATGTATATCTTTTTCGTCGTTTCGAGTACGGGGCTCTGTATCGTCGGATCGTTCGGTGACGTTTTCGGTTTCAAAGATTATATGGCCGTCAGCAAACGTGCGATTTTCGGATCGATCATCACGATCCTTTCCGGCTTTGCCGTCATCGCGTTCGAGATCGGGCATCCGGTCAGAATGATGATCTACAATGTGATCAGTCCGGGCCTTACATCGGCCATCTGGTGGATGGGTACACTCTACGGTATCTACCTCACTTTCATGGTCATCGAGTTTGTCTTCCTGATGCGCAACGATATGAAGCGTGCGAAAATCTTTGGTTTGATCGGGCTGCTGGTCGGTCTTGCGGCACACTCCAACCTCGGAGGTGTTTTCGGTTTCCTGAATGCGCGTGTTGTCGCGAACGGTGTTTTCTATCCGACCTATTTCATTTTGACGGCGTTCATCACCGGTATCTATCTGATCTTTTTGATGTACGGATACAAATATCGCGGGCAACCGTTCCCTGAAGATGTAGCGAAAGCTTTGACGAATTTCGCTAAAATACAGGGGTTGCTACTCGCAATTTTGATGTTTTTCGAAACATGGAAAATGTTGACTGGAGTCTATGGTGGAATGCCTGAGCGTGCCGATACCATCATGCATATTCTGCATACCAAATCGTTCTGGCTCGGAGAGGTTCTGTGTGGTATGGTGATACCTTTTCTGGTCATTCTCAAGAGCAAGGGTACGGCGATCAAAAGCATGGTCTGGGCATCGTTCATCGGAATGATCGGGATCTTCTATATGCGTTACGACCTGGTGCACGATGCGCAGCTCTTTCCGATGCAGACGCTGAAAATCAGAGAGTATCAACTGCCGCCCTCCTTTGTCGACTATTTTCCGTCATTGACCGAGATGATGATCGGATTCGGAGGGATCGGTCTGTGTCTGATTCTCTATTTCCTGGGCACGAAACTTTTCGATCTGGACAGCATGCCGGAACACCATTAA
- a CDS encoding 4Fe-4S dicluster domain-containing protein — translation MARYGMALDYKNCINCKACEVACKEENGVLLGADKHRIWVGVKEIEGEFPLLSIASNTFMPSQCQHCDNAPCEEVCPTHATYYDENGVVRVDSDKCILCSYCMNACPYDARYVDDRTVTVDKCNFCSDTRLARGEVTTACQATCPTKVRIFGDLDDPNSEISQVLREREHFTLKTHLGTKPKLFYLI, via the coding sequence ATGGCACGATATGGAATGGCCCTGGATTACAAAAACTGCATCAACTGCAAGGCGTGCGAAGTGGCATGCAAGGAGGAGAACGGTGTGTTGCTCGGAGCGGATAAACACCGCATCTGGGTTGGTGTCAAGGAGATCGAAGGGGAGTTTCCTCTGCTGAGCATCGCTTCCAATACATTCATGCCGAGCCAATGCCAGCATTGTGACAATGCTCCGTGTGAAGAGGTATGCCCAACGCATGCGACCTACTACGATGAAAACGGTGTTGTCCGGGTCGACAGTGATAAATGTATTCTCTGCAGCTACTGCATGAATGCCTGTCCGTACGATGCACGCTATGTCGACGACCGTACTGTTACGGTCGACAAATGTAACTTCTGCTCGGATACGCGTTTGGCTCGCGGAGAGGTAACGACGGCATGTCAGGCAACCTGTCCGACAAAAGTACGTATTTTCGGTGATCTTGACGATCCGAACAGCGAAATCAGTCAGGTTTTAAGGGAGCGAGAACATTTTACGCTCAAAACCCATCTGGGTACCAAACCCAAACTCTTCTATTTGATTTAA